Proteins encoded together in one Sphingomonas radiodurans window:
- a CDS encoding penicillin-binding protein 1A, with translation MASNSPETMKLRLRRMGGGFGERLSRLWASRWIKALAILAAIGLLALGGGWFFVTRDLPSVEQLRTYEPPLPTNVRAIDGGPIYSYARERRVELSFAEYPPLLVRAFLAAEDKTFFEHHGVDYPGLAGAVFDYVSKIGSGQRARGGSTITQQVAKNLLIGNAYSPTRKIREAILAWRIEDTLTKPQILELYLNQIFLGRNAYGIEAAAHAYFDKELDELGLAQMAYLAILPKGPANYDPFRNTARALERRNWALGEMESNGFITAQQRVAAQAEPIGAISRRTPKFERVGGYFVEEVRRELIDKFGETARDGPYSVYSGGLWVRTSLDRKVQDAAAAALRSGLLRYDRGRGFSGPLKHVDIAEDRWVGALLDTNIALDHEDWRAAIVIARDSDEARIGFADGEEGTLPRSGAQLPLRGSSTPAFGTLKAGDIIAVAPSGTQFALRSVPKISGGFVVQEPQTGRILAMQGGFDASLQSFNRATQAMRQPGSTIKPIVYAAALEHGMTPASIIVDGPFCVYQGARLGQKCFRNFGNMRGAGPHTMRWGVEQSRNLMTVRAAATTGMSNVVKLMKAMDVGDYQPYLSYALGAGETTVMKMVNAYGVLANQGRWHAPSLIDFVQNRRGQVIWPENWRACDRCNMPEWDGKAMPRPIARGKQVLDAMSAYQMVHIAEGVIQRGTATVLRDLNRPIFGKTGTNSGPKDVWFIGGTPQMVAGVYIGYDTPVNLGGYAQGGTIAAPIFKQWAQKAYEGMEVLPFRAPAGIRMVRIDRGSGRPVYGTFPTDADPKAGVIWEAFKPQAEARRAPRRQGPAPAATSTAAPKNQARDSDFLQRQGGIY, from the coding sequence ATGGCGTCCAATTCCCCCGAAACGATGAAGCTGAGGTTGCGCCGCATGGGCGGCGGCTTTGGCGAACGCTTGTCCCGCCTTTGGGCCAGCCGCTGGATCAAGGCGCTGGCGATCCTCGCCGCGATCGGGCTGCTGGCGCTCGGCGGCGGATGGTTCTTCGTGACGCGCGATTTGCCGTCGGTCGAGCAGCTGCGCACGTACGAACCGCCGCTGCCCACCAACGTCCGCGCGATCGATGGCGGGCCTATCTACTCCTACGCGCGCGAGCGACGCGTCGAGCTGTCGTTCGCGGAATATCCGCCGTTGCTGGTGCGCGCGTTCCTGGCGGCAGAAGACAAGACGTTCTTCGAGCATCATGGTGTCGATTACCCCGGCCTTGCGGGCGCAGTGTTCGACTATGTGTCGAAGATCGGTAGCGGGCAGCGTGCGCGCGGCGGATCGACGATCACGCAACAGGTGGCCAAGAACCTCCTGATCGGTAACGCTTATTCCCCGACACGCAAGATCCGCGAAGCGATTCTGGCGTGGCGCATCGAGGATACGCTGACCAAGCCGCAGATCCTCGAACTGTACCTCAACCAGATCTTCCTCGGCCGGAATGCCTATGGGATCGAGGCGGCGGCGCATGCCTATTTCGACAAGGAACTGGACGAGCTCGGCCTTGCGCAGATGGCTTACCTCGCGATCCTGCCGAAGGGGCCGGCGAATTACGATCCGTTCCGCAACACCGCGCGCGCGCTTGAACGGCGCAATTGGGCGCTGGGCGAGATGGAGAGCAACGGCTTCATCACCGCGCAGCAGCGCGTGGCGGCGCAGGCCGAGCCGATCGGCGCAATCTCGCGTCGCACGCCCAAGTTCGAGCGCGTCGGCGGCTATTTCGTCGAGGAGGTGCGCCGCGAGCTGATCGACAAGTTCGGCGAGACGGCGCGCGACGGCCCGTACAGCGTCTACTCGGGCGGGCTTTGGGTGCGCACCTCGCTCGATCGCAAGGTGCAGGATGCGGCGGCGGCGGCGCTGCGGAGCGGGCTGCTGCGTTACGATCGCGGGCGCGGGTTTTCGGGGCCGCTGAAGCACGTCGACATCGCCGAGGATCGCTGGGTCGGCGCGCTGCTGGATACGAATATCGCGCTCGACCATGAGGACTGGCGCGCGGCGATCGTGATCGCCCGCGACAGCGACGAAGCGCGGATCGGCTTTGCTGACGGCGAGGAGGGCACGTTGCCGCGCTCGGGCGCACAGCTGCCGTTGCGCGGATCGAGCACGCCGGCGTTCGGGACACTCAAGGCGGGCGACATCATCGCGGTGGCGCCATCAGGCACGCAATTCGCACTCCGATCGGTGCCGAAAATCTCGGGCGGGTTCGTCGTGCAGGAGCCGCAGACCGGGCGCATCCTGGCGATGCAGGGCGGGTTCGACGCGTCGCTGCAATCGTTCAACCGCGCGACGCAGGCGATGCGGCAGCCGGGATCGACGATCAAGCCGATCGTCTATGCCGCCGCGCTGGAACACGGCATGACCCCAGCGTCGATCATCGTCGATGGGCCATTCTGCGTCTATCAGGGCGCGCGGCTGGGGCAGAAATGCTTCCGCAACTTCGGCAACATGCGCGGCGCCGGGCCGCACACGATGCGCTGGGGCGTCGAGCAATCGCGCAACCTGATGACGGTGCGCGCGGCGGCGACGACGGGGATGAGCAACGTCGTCAAGCTGATGAAGGCGATGGATGTCGGCGATTACCAGCCGTATCTTTCCTATGCACTGGGCGCGGGTGAGACGACGGTCATGAAGATGGTCAACGCTTATGGCGTACTCGCCAACCAGGGCCGCTGGCATGCGCCGTCGCTGATCGATTTCGTGCAGAACCGGCGCGGGCAAGTGATCTGGCCGGAGAATTGGCGCGCGTGCGATCGCTGCAACATGCCCGAGTGGGATGGCAAGGCGATGCCGCGGCCGATCGCGCGCGGCAAGCAAGTGCTGGATGCGATGTCGGCCTATCAGATGGTTCATATCGCCGAGGGCGTGATCCAGCGTGGCACCGCGACGGTGCTGCGCGATCTTAACCGACCGATCTTCGGCAAGACGGGAACCAACTCCGGGCCGAAGGACGTGTGGTTCATTGGCGGCACGCCACAGATGGTGGCTGGTGTCTACATTGGGTACGACACGCCGGTGAACCTTGGCGGCTATGCGCAGGGCGGCACGATCGCGGCGCCGATCTTCAAGCAGTGGGCGCAAAAGGCGTATGAGGGCATGGAAGTGCTGCCGTTCCGCGCGCCGGCGGGCATCCGCATGGTGCGCATCGATCGCGGCAGCGGGCGGCCAGTGTACGGCACTTTCCCGACTGACGCCGACCCGAAGGCCGGCGTGATCTGGGAAGCCTTCAAGCCGCAGGCGGAAGCGCGTCGCGCGCCGCGGCGCCAGGGGCCGGCGCCCGCCGCCACCTCCACTGCCGCACCGAAGAACCAGGCGCGCGATAGCGACTTCTTGCAGCGGCAGGGCGGCATCTACTAA
- a CDS encoding N-acetylmuramoyl-L-alanine amidase has protein sequence MAFRWTGTLPARHAVRVSIVFTFLAGLLFGSPTWAATVERVVITDKRIRIHFDAAVRGASSFVLDGPQRIAVDIDGAGPGRASGAEGVVTAVRQGWRGRDGARVVLDLAQPMVVSKGEFEDDGRTLELSLRAVDDRRFTAASAVSPLSFLPFGWGEARPKYKVSIPVPPAKKSVLPRVQGDDSRPLVVIDAGHGGNDPGAINPETGLREKDVTLKIAKAIRDDLLASGRVRVALTRDDDRYILHRERFGVARRLRADLFISIHCDSVGSGDASGATAYTLSDVASDKEAARLATRENKSDIISGVDLNESTDVSSILIDLTQRETMNASAGFARLLGREAKPLMPTKANFHRMASLLVLKAPDMPSILFETGYISNPQDAAFLDSREGRERIAESVRRAVEVYFARRMTQTAAR, from the coding sequence ATGGCTTTTCGCTGGACCGGCACGTTGCCGGCGCGGCATGCAGTACGCGTGTCGATCGTCTTCACCTTTTTAGCAGGCTTGCTGTTCGGTTCGCCGACCTGGGCGGCGACGGTGGAGCGCGTGGTGATCACCGACAAGCGCATCCGCATCCATTTCGACGCCGCGGTGCGCGGTGCTTCGAGTTTCGTCCTCGATGGGCCGCAGCGGATCGCGGTCGACATCGACGGTGCCGGGCCGGGCCGCGCCAGCGGCGCCGAGGGGGTGGTGACCGCGGTGCGGCAGGGCTGGCGTGGGCGCGATGGCGCGCGCGTGGTGCTCGATCTGGCGCAGCCGATGGTCGTCTCGAAGGGCGAATTCGAGGATGACGGCCGCACGCTGGAGCTGTCGCTGCGTGCGGTGGACGATCGGCGCTTCACCGCGGCGAGCGCAGTGTCGCCGCTGAGCTTCCTGCCGTTCGGCTGGGGCGAGGCGCGCCCGAAATACAAGGTTTCGATCCCGGTGCCGCCGGCGAAGAAGAGCGTGCTGCCGCGCGTCCAGGGCGACGACAGCCGGCCGCTGGTGGTGATCGACGCAGGGCATGGCGGTAACGACCCCGGTGCGATCAATCCAGAAACTGGGCTGCGCGAGAAGGATGTGACGCTGAAGATCGCCAAGGCGATCCGTGACGACCTGCTCGCTTCGGGGCGCGTGCGCGTGGCGCTGACGCGTGATGATGACCGCTACATCCTGCATCGCGAGCGGTTCGGCGTCGCGCGGCGGTTGCGGGCCGACCTGTTCATCTCGATCCATTGCGACAGCGTCGGCTCCGGGGACGCGTCGGGTGCGACCGCGTATACGCTGTCGGACGTCGCTTCCGACAAAGAGGCGGCGCGGCTGGCAACGCGCGAGAACAAGTCCGACATCATCTCGGGCGTCGATCTGAACGAGAGCACCGACGTGTCGTCGATCCTGATCGACCTGACACAGCGCGAGACGATGAACGCGTCGGCGGGATTTGCTCGACTGCTGGGGCGCGAGGCGAAGCCACTGATGCCGACCAAGGCGAACTTCCACCGCATGGCTTCGCTGCTCGTGCTCAAGGCGCCGGACATGCCCTCGATCCTGTTCGAGACCGGGTATATTTCAAACCCGCAGGACGCGGCGTTCCTCGACAGTCGCGAAGGGCGGGAGCGGATTGCGGAGAGCGTGCGGCGCGCTGTCGAAGTGTATTTCGCGCGGCGGATGACGCAGACCGCGGCGCGATGA
- a CDS encoding Rne/Rng family ribonuclease: MTMRMLIDARHREETRVAVVKGNRIEEFDFESAERKQLKGNIYLAKVTRVEPSLQAAFIDYGGNRHGFLAFSEIHPDYYQIPKEDREALLREEAEHAAEEAKLRAEQEAADDDDGEPGDYDADEHAEDDGGFEDDAADDGEHDSEQEGEERPVPPAAGINDDQVEALRQRRMNLRRRYKIQDVIRRRQVLLVQVVKEERGNKGAALTTYLSLAGRYCVLMPNTSHGGGISRKISNSSDRKRLKSIMAELALPPSMGCIVRTAGLSRTRTEIKRDFDYLARLWDGIRENTLTSAAPALIYGDSDLIKRAIRDIYNKDIDEVIVEGDEGYRQAKEFMRLLMPSHAKKVQHYSDPIPLFQRCHVEDQLAAMYHPVVQLKSGGYLVINPTEALVSIDINSGRSTREHNIEQTATATNLEAAHEIARQLRLRDMAGLVVIDFIDMDNSSNVRKVEKAMKEALKNDRARIQVGRISSFGLMEMSRQRLRTGVLEASTRACPHCEGTGLVRTASSAGLSALRLIEDEAARGRGSLLTLRASVEAAVYVLNRKRADIAEIEDRYGVTVEILPDGEQEGARMSVEASGPPPAYAPKFDPPVEEIEDDIPDEIEEEEEEEVFAEDEAPRAQEARSEEPREGGRKRRRRRGRRGRTNAEGEELPASNADLADGDEEADEAGEPGDVEASDDGAATSEEGEGPRRRRNRRGRRNRRRDGTVEGEAQAGEVAGEAGDESASDDVVADAEPEAPVEAEPAVVPVAEAEPAPPKTRRRPRAKAAVAQAAAADAPVVETPAAIDIPGIEAIAPATEEAPPAAPKRTRRKKAAPEAEAVAEAPAAAEPAAEATAKPKRTRRKKADVPVVDVPSADLPAPEATETATLAANDADGATPADDAAEGPADSADAGDTIDGGDGSPRRGWWQRTFGA, from the coding sequence ATGACCATGCGTATGCTGATCGACGCACGCCACCGGGAAGAAACCCGCGTGGCCGTCGTCAAAGGAAATCGGATCGAAGAGTTTGATTTCGAAAGTGCCGAGCGCAAGCAGCTCAAGGGGAATATCTACCTTGCCAAGGTGACGCGGGTCGAGCCGTCGCTCCAGGCGGCCTTCATCGATTACGGCGGCAACCGCCACGGCTTCCTCGCCTTTTCCGAAATCCACCCGGATTATTATCAGATCCCCAAGGAGGATCGCGAGGCGCTGCTGCGCGAGGAGGCCGAGCACGCCGCCGAGGAAGCCAAGCTGCGCGCCGAGCAGGAAGCCGCTGACGACGATGATGGCGAGCCTGGCGACTATGACGCCGACGAGCACGCCGAGGACGACGGCGGGTTCGAGGACGATGCGGCCGACGACGGCGAGCATGACAGCGAGCAGGAAGGCGAAGAGCGCCCGGTGCCGCCTGCCGCGGGCATCAACGACGATCAGGTCGAGGCATTGCGCCAGCGCCGCATGAACCTGCGCCGCCGCTACAAGATTCAGGACGTGATCCGCCGCCGTCAGGTGCTGCTGGTCCAGGTCGTGAAGGAAGAGCGCGGCAACAAGGGCGCGGCACTGACGACCTATCTGTCGCTCGCCGGCCGCTATTGCGTGCTGATGCCCAACACGTCGCACGGCGGCGGGATTAGCCGCAAGATCAGCAATTCGTCCGATCGCAAGCGCCTGAAGTCGATCATGGCCGAACTGGCGCTGCCGCCATCGATGGGCTGCATCGTGCGCACCGCCGGCCTCAGCCGCACCCGCACCGAGATCAAGCGCGACTTCGACTATCTCGCCCGCCTGTGGGACGGGATCCGCGAGAACACGCTGACCAGCGCAGCGCCGGCGTTGATCTACGGCGATTCGGATCTCATCAAGCGTGCGATCCGCGACATCTACAACAAGGACATCGACGAGGTGATCGTCGAGGGCGACGAAGGCTATCGTCAGGCCAAGGAATTCATGCGGCTGCTGATGCCCAGCCACGCCAAGAAGGTGCAGCATTACAGCGATCCGATCCCGCTGTTCCAGCGCTGCCACGTCGAGGATCAGCTCGCCGCGATGTACCATCCGGTGGTGCAGCTGAAGTCGGGCGGCTATCTGGTCATTAACCCGACCGAGGCGCTCGTCTCGATCGACATCAACTCCGGCCGCTCGACGCGCGAGCACAATATCGAGCAGACCGCCACCGCGACCAACCTCGAAGCCGCGCATGAAATCGCCCGCCAGTTGCGCCTGCGCGACATGGCTGGCCTCGTCGTCATCGACTTCATCGACATGGACAACAGCTCCAATGTCCGGAAGGTCGAGAAGGCGATGAAGGAGGCGCTCAAGAATGATCGCGCCCGTATACAGGTTGGCCGCATCTCGTCGTTCGGCCTCATGGAAATGAGCCGCCAGCGCTTGCGCACCGGCGTGCTTGAGGCATCGACCCGTGCCTGCCCGCATTGCGAAGGAACCGGGCTCGTCCGTACCGCATCGTCGGCTGGCCTTAGCGCATTGCGGCTGATCGAGGACGAAGCGGCCCGCGGCCGTGGCTCGCTGCTCACATTGCGCGCCAGCGTCGAGGCAGCGGTGTACGTGCTCAACCGCAAGCGCGCCGACATTGCCGAGATCGAGGATCGCTACGGCGTGACGGTCGAGATCCTGCCCGATGGCGAGCAGGAAGGCGCTCGCATGTCGGTCGAGGCGTCCGGCCCGCCGCCGGCCTATGCGCCCAAGTTCGATCCGCCCGTCGAGGAGATAGAGGACGACATTCCCGACGAGATCGAGGAGGAAGAGGAAGAGGAAGTCTTCGCCGAAGACGAGGCACCGCGCGCGCAGGAAGCACGCAGCGAGGAACCGCGTGAAGGCGGCCGCAAGCGTCGCCGCCGCCGCGGTCGGCGTGGCCGCACCAATGCCGAGGGCGAGGAACTGCCGGCATCGAACGCCGATCTGGCCGACGGTGACGAGGAAGCGGACGAAGCTGGCGAGCCAGGTGACGTCGAAGCCAGCGATGACGGCGCCGCCACGAGCGAGGAAGGCGAAGGCCCCCGCCGCCGTCGCAACCGTCGCGGCCGTCGCAATCGCCGTCGTGATGGCACGGTAGAGGGTGAAGCACAGGCAGGCGAAGTCGCCGGTGAAGCTGGTGACGAGTCGGCGTCGGACGATGTCGTCGCCGATGCTGAACCCGAAGCGCCCGTCGAGGCTGAGCCTGCGGTCGTACCCGTAGCCGAAGCTGAGCCTGCGCCGCCGAAAACGCGCCGTCGTCCCCGCGCCAAGGCAGCGGTCGCGCAAGCGGCTGCCGCCGACGCCCCCGTGGTCGAGACGCCAGCGGCGATCGATATCCCGGGCATCGAAGCGATCGCGCCGGCCACCGAGGAGGCACCACCCGCCGCCCCCAAGCGCACCCGTCGCAAGAAGGCGGCACCCGAAGCCGAAGCTGTAGCCGAGGCTCCGGCAGCGGCAGAACCCGCTGCGGAGGCGACTGCCAAGCCGAAGCGCACGCGCCGCAAGAAGGCCGACGTGCCCGTAGTCGACGTGCCATCGGCCGATCTGCCGGCGCCCGAGGCAACTGAAACGGCGACGCTCGCCGCGAACGATGCCGATGGCGCCACACCGGCCGATGATGCCGCCGAAGGCCCGGCCGATAGTGCCGATGCCGGCGACACGATCGACGGCGGCGATGGCTCGCCACGCCGCGGCTGGTGGCAGCGCACCTTCGGGGCTTGA
- a CDS encoding M48 family metalloprotease: protein MTFRRSSVRIVAAIAVTCLAIAQPAQAQSILRDAETEALLADMTAPIVTAAGLAPRDMKVVLINDDSINAFVAGGQVVYVHSGTLQAAKTANEVQGVIAHEIGHITGGHVSLSGRGFKEATGITMLSVVLGLAAMAAGAGEAGAGLLAAGQQAAMGKYLAFSRQQEASTDAAGAKYLNAAGISGKGYVNFFKTLQQMEYRYGINRKMEFMLDHPVSSERIAAISETLQASPAWGRPLNQDWEDRFKRIQAKLDGYLLPPSQALQKYPESNKTIYGHYARAYAYHRGGYPEKADAEASALIKAKPDDPYFREIEGQILLEAGKPNEAIGPLREATTGSRNNPLIATTFGHALLATEDKANYEEAKRVLRTAVARDDQNPFAWQQLGTVYELTGDTPRAALATAERASMMGDARTATMSARYAMAGIPQNTSDWIRAQDIAMTSQDALEKDKRKR, encoded by the coding sequence ATGACGTTCCGCCGCTCCTCCGTGCGAATCGTTGCCGCCATCGCTGTCACTTGCCTCGCCATCGCACAGCCGGCGCAGGCGCAGTCGATCCTGCGCGATGCCGAGACCGAGGCGTTGCTCGCCGACATGACCGCACCGATCGTCACCGCGGCTGGGCTGGCGCCGCGTGACATGAAGGTCGTGCTGATCAACGACGATTCGATCAACGCCTTCGTCGCCGGCGGTCAGGTCGTCTATGTTCATTCGGGCACGCTGCAGGCGGCGAAGACCGCCAACGAAGTGCAGGGCGTGATCGCGCACGAGATCGGCCACATTACTGGCGGGCACGTGTCGCTCTCCGGCCGCGGGTTCAAGGAAGCGACTGGCATCACGATGCTTTCGGTCGTGCTGGGGCTGGCCGCGATGGCCGCCGGCGCGGGCGAAGCCGGCGCTGGGCTCCTCGCCGCTGGCCAGCAGGCGGCGATGGGCAAGTACCTCGCCTTCTCGCGCCAGCAGGAAGCCTCGACCGACGCGGCCGGCGCCAAATATCTCAATGCCGCCGGCATTTCCGGCAAGGGATACGTCAACTTCTTCAAGACGCTGCAGCAGATGGAATATCGCTACGGCATCAATCGCAAGATGGAGTTTATGCTCGATCACCCCGTCTCGTCGGAGCGGATCGCGGCGATCTCCGAAACGCTGCAAGCATCTCCCGCCTGGGGCAGGCCGCTCAACCAGGACTGGGAGGATCGCTTCAAGCGCATCCAGGCGAAGCTTGACGGCTATCTCCTGCCGCCTTCCCAGGCGCTGCAGAAATACCCCGAGAGCAACAAGACGATCTACGGGCATTATGCCCGCGCCTATGCCTATCACCGCGGCGGCTACCCCGAGAAGGCCGATGCCGAGGCGAGCGCGCTCATCAAGGCCAAGCCCGACGATCCCTATTTCCGCGAGATCGAGGGCCAGATCCTGCTCGAAGCGGGCAAGCCGAACGAAGCGATTGGACCGCTGCGCGAAGCGACAACGGGCTCGCGCAACAACCCGCTGATCGCCACCACCTTCGGCCACGCGCTGCTCGCAACCGAGGACAAGGCGAATTACGAAGAGGCCAAGCGCGTCCTGCGTACTGCCGTGGCGCGCGACGATCAGAACCCGTTCGCCTGGCAGCAGCTCGGCACAGTGTACGAACTGACTGGTGACACGCCGCGCGCCGCGCTCGCCACCGCGGAACGAGCAAGCATGATGGGTGACGCGCGCACCGCCACGATGAGCGCGCGCTACGCAATGGCGGGTATTCCGCAAAACACGTCGGATTGGATCCGCGCACAAGATATCGCGATGACCTCGCAGGACGCGCTCGAAAAAGACAAGCGCAAGCGCTGA
- a CDS encoding DsbA family protein gives MGRVSLLLLVLLGAAFGAGGMWLAERVAPSDVSTANKTQIERVVRDYVLANPELIPQAMQKLQERESARAIGGDRGQIETAYKGAVLGNPQGDVTLVEFFDYNCGYCRASLPVIRQLVAADPNLRVVFRELPILSDESRDAARASLAAAAQGKFSTFHEALYAAGPVSATTIAATAKTSGVDLTNLPDDADTEIASNLALAGKIGITGTPTWVIGDKVLAGAQPLDKLQEAIATAGAK, from the coding sequence ATGGGCCGGGTTTCGTTGCTGCTCCTCGTGCTGCTCGGCGCGGCGTTCGGCGCCGGCGGCATGTGGCTGGCCGAGCGCGTCGCGCCAAGCGATGTGTCCACCGCGAACAAGACGCAGATAGAGCGCGTCGTGCGCGATTACGTCCTCGCCAATCCCGAGCTCATCCCGCAGGCAATGCAGAAGCTGCAGGAGCGCGAGAGCGCCCGCGCGATCGGCGGCGATCGCGGACAGATCGAAACGGCATACAAGGGCGCCGTCCTCGGCAATCCGCAGGGTGACGTCACGCTGGTCGAGTTCTTCGACTATAATTGCGGTTATTGCCGCGCGAGCCTGCCGGTCATTCGCCAATTGGTCGCCGCCGATCCAAACTTGCGCGTCGTCTTCCGCGAGCTGCCGATCCTCAGCGACGAAAGCCGCGACGCCGCCCGCGCCTCGCTAGCCGCCGCAGCGCAGGGCAAGTTCTCCACCTTCCACGAAGCGCTCTACGCAGCCGGCCCGGTCAGCGCCACGACGATCGCCGCTACCGCCAAGACAAGCGGCGTCGACCTTACAAACCTGCCCGACGACGCCGACACCGAAATCGCCAGCAACCTGGCGCTAGCCGGCAAGATCGGCATCACCGGCACGCCCACTTGGGTAATCGGCGACAAGGTTCTGGCCGGCGCCCAACCGCTCGACAAGTTGCAGGAAGCCATCGCCACCGCCGGCGCGAAATAG
- a CDS encoding alpha/beta fold hydrolase yields the protein MRIFAAVLALLATPVAAQTPVGPNSRTEAVKIIAGLREIVSPDGLQASETIPIGGIKQVVSIRSQDLRNPVLIYFHGGPGFVETPLDWWWGRGWDEYFTVVHWDQRNAGKTFTASGANDPALLTAERYQRDAEEVVQWALKRFGKRKLFVLGHSWGSMLGLKLAAAHPEWLHAYIGMGQLTDGLEGERRGWAWTMARARAAGNAEAVRELESIAPYAAKAPVPVEAILIQRKWLTIFGGAAWRRPTGAAFELAAIKLSPEYSDDDVRNAFKGQPPVTKALLPEILSADLAAIRTLKTPLLLLLGRHDITVSSEVAAEWFARVKAPSKQLVWFERSGHHATSEEPGKLLMTLVTQARPIAAKAGDVAP from the coding sequence ATGAGGATTTTCGCTGCTGTGTTGGCGCTGCTTGCGACGCCGGTCGCTGCACAGACGCCGGTCGGGCCGAACAGTCGCACCGAGGCGGTGAAGATCATCGCCGGGCTGCGCGAGATCGTCAGCCCCGATGGGCTACAGGCGAGCGAGACGATCCCGATCGGCGGCATCAAGCAAGTGGTGTCGATCCGCAGCCAGGATCTGCGCAACCCGGTGCTGATCTATTTTCACGGCGGGCCGGGCTTTGTCGAGACGCCGCTCGACTGGTGGTGGGGGCGTGGCTGGGACGAGTATTTCACCGTCGTGCATTGGGACCAGCGCAATGCCGGCAAGACCTTCACTGCCAGCGGCGCAAACGATCCGGCGCTGCTGACTGCCGAACGCTACCAGCGCGACGCCGAGGAGGTGGTGCAATGGGCGTTGAAGCGGTTCGGCAAGCGCAAGCTGTTCGTGCTCGGGCATAGCTGGGGAAGCATGCTGGGGCTAAAACTCGCCGCGGCGCATCCCGAATGGCTGCACGCCTATATCGGCATGGGGCAGCTGACCGACGGGCTGGAGGGCGAGCGGCGCGGCTGGGCGTGGACGATGGCGCGTGCGCGGGCGGCCGGAAATGCCGAAGCGGTGCGCGAACTGGAGTCGATCGCGCCCTATGCGGCGAAAGCCCCGGTGCCGGTGGAGGCGATCCTGATCCAGCGCAAATGGCTCACTATCTTTGGCGGTGCTGCCTGGCGACGGCCGACCGGCGCGGCGTTCGAGTTGGCGGCCATTAAGCTTTCGCCCGAATATAGCGATGACGACGTGCGCAACGCGTTCAAGGGGCAGCCGCCGGTGACGAAGGCGTTGCTGCCCGAGATCCTGTCCGCCGATCTGGCGGCGATCCGGACGTTGAAGACGCCGCTGCTGTTGCTGCTTGGGCGGCACGACATCACCGTGTCGAGCGAGGTCGCGGCGGAATGGTTCGCGCGGGTGAAGGCACCGTCGAAGCAGCTGGTGTGGTTCGAGCGATCAGGCCACCACGCGACGAGCGAGGAACCGGGCAAGCTGCTGATGACGTTGGTGACGCAGGCTCGTCCGATCGCGGCGAAGGCGGGGGATGTAGCGCCTTAG
- a CDS encoding extensin family protein: protein MRTVIMLALIVTTLAACGRSDRPSRPDSRNANKKVEGPSARETAMCQRDLRELGVDFEVLPDRQFGPGCGIVGTVKLLDIGVPTTNLGAVRCGQARTYAQWARNAVAPAAYQMLGSELAKIESMGSYNCRNVAGTGRRSGHAIANAIDIGGFQLKDGRRITILKDWNSPDPDVRRFLQTISASACKRFGTTLGPNYNAAHRNHLHLEDDKANFCR from the coding sequence GTGCGTACCGTCATCATGCTGGCGCTGATCGTGACGACGCTTGCGGCGTGCGGACGATCGGACCGACCGTCCCGCCCCGATTCGCGCAACGCGAACAAGAAGGTCGAGGGGCCTTCGGCGCGCGAGACGGCGATGTGCCAGCGCGACTTGCGCGAGCTTGGCGTCGATTTCGAGGTGCTGCCCGATCGCCAGTTCGGGCCGGGGTGCGGGATCGTCGGCACGGTGAAGCTGCTCGACATCGGCGTGCCAACGACGAACCTGGGGGCGGTACGCTGCGGGCAGGCGCGGACCTATGCACAATGGGCGCGCAACGCTGTGGCGCCAGCGGCTTATCAGATGCTGGGCAGCGAGCTCGCCAAGATAGAGAGCATGGGTAGCTACAATTGCCGCAACGTTGCGGGGACCGGGCGACGATCGGGGCATGCGATCGCCAATGCGATCGACATCGGCGGCTTCCAGCTGAAGGACGGGCGGCGGATCACGATCCTCAAGGACTGGAACTCGCCCGATCCCGACGTGCGGCGGTTCCTGCAGACGATCAGCGCCTCGGCATGCAAGCGGTTCGGCACGACGCTCGGCCCGAACTATAATGCAGCGCACCGCAATCATTTGCATCTCGAGGATGACAAGGCGAATTTCTGCCGTTGA